In Miscanthus floridulus cultivar M001 chromosome 8, ASM1932011v1, whole genome shotgun sequence, the sequence TAATAAGCTGACCTTATACCAAAAGAAGAATACGTAgaaaaatgtcatgcaagatgtcaCATGCAATGTGCGAATGCAATATAATCAAGTTTACACATATCCAAATGCTTAAGTTAAAGAATTCTAAGTGGATTTCAGAACAACCTGAAAgaacttgaagcaaagttgtaagcATGACTAGCAAATCTTTGAAAACAAGGCAATAAAAAGACTCAGAAGCACTCCTGTTAATGAGAAAACAACCAGAATTGACCGTCTCACCAAAGCAACCATATAATTTTCTCGGTATCTTTTTAATCCACATATCACTCAGCACATGGCAGAATCAGAATGAACGCTTTACCAACACCCAGTTTGTGGGCTAATCAATTGAAAGTTCAAGACATAGACTTCTGAAAAAGAAAGGACGAAAAATTCTCTCTACTCCCTCCAGTCATGTTAAAGTAGCCATATGTGAAAATGCAGTTTACAGTTTAGGATCTTTCGCACCCCGTTTACCCTTCGACCCCTTACCTCTCATTTTGCATACTTGTATAGTTAATGTCCCTGCATAAATTGAACACTTGATGTTCACAATTTTCGAAAGCATCCTCACAAATGGCGtgcaggaagaagaaaaaggaaaaaaagagttTGCCATTGGAGGAAGGCATTCCAAGGTCATGAACAAGGTTGTTCAAATCGCAATTCTGAATCGGATCGGAACTCACGGTAGGATATTAGATTTTCCTTAAGAAATCAGTTAAGATCATAAAGTTGTAAAATCGGACAATAGAATCAAGATTTTAACTATGGTCATGAATATTTTTCTGGTTGCATGCATCCACTAACGCCAATAGAGACACATGTATGCACTTTGACCAACAGATTATTTAAGTAGACCAAGTAATGCAAGTTGGGGTAGCATGGCAATAATTTCTAGTCATTATTACGGCATCATGGTGTTAGAATTTGAGGCCAAAACATCACTTGAAACTGACTGGAGGGAATACGAAACAGGCAATTACATTAGGCACCATCACAAAATCCAGCAATTTACCCCAGAATAGAAATGTTTTTAAAAGATTTGTGCATACAGCAATCAAATAGAACCAAACAGAACATTTGTCACATgcccaagaagaaaaatggctattactccctccattccatatTATAAGACATTTTTGCTTTCTAGATTCATGGctttgttatgcacttagatatacactatgtcgaGATGCATAGTGAAAGCAATGTATCTAcaaaagctaaaacgtcttataatttggaacggagggagtaactaACATGAAAGTTCTTCAGCACAACTCCATTTCAAAACTAAGGCCAGATTCTCACATAGCTAAAAGATACAATAACTTTGAAGTAATTTACTGCAAAATGTATTGGAAACTACAACAGCAGATAAAAAGGATCACAAAGTAGTATGCCCCAACAATTTCCCAAGTGCGAACAAAGACAACAAAAAAATGATTTCACAAGTACAGGAGTTAAGATAAATGGCAACAGAACCATGAAGCAAATAACATGATATTTATAAAAGGACTAATTCTTTAGTTACACTTACACCTACAGATTCCACCAGCACATGCACCTTCAACTTTCAAGTATTCAGCTAGTACTCCCACCTATATGATAGTTATGTTTTTTCCCAGCTGTTTGCAAAAGAAAACATAAGGAGAATCTTATTTGCCTATTGTCTTAGCCCCCAAATAAATGATTTTAAGACCCAAAGCAGAGAACACGTGAGTTTCAATTATCACAGATCGTTCTCTTAAAGCCATGATCCTTCTAGCAATCAAACCATATCAACATGTGCAAGCAGATGTATGCTGAACAGACTGCCACGCACATTATTTTGCGCTATAATCACAGGTGCATATTGATGGCAACTGGCAAGATACAGATACACAAGCAACAAATTTTGTATTAAGCAAGGAGTGTTAAAGATGGATAAAACAACTTACAAGCTGTGTTGACTCGCGGACAAGGGCATTTTCTGTATAAAGAAAGAGTGATCTCTGTTGTTGAGATAGTTCGAACTCCATTCCCACAGCTCGCTTTGAGTTATATCCGGCTACATTGGCAGCATATTCACTTCCTCTACTTTTTTCCTCCAACAACCTGGCAAACTTGATGTTTTTCTTCAATACTAAGGAATCGGCACAGATGAATTTACATCAGTAAAATGTAGCCACATAAATAAATCAGAAGTAATTAGTTACTTATATATCATCTTATGAATAAGATAAAAGGAGTTGAATTTGCGGTCATACCAGAAAGCCGGCTTCTTGCATCCTGATAATGGAGATCCATCCACATAAAAGCAGCTATTCCGGGGACGAGGAAACGAAGGTAAGATATATGTTTGCATGCCATCATGCTGACATAAGCAAATGCATCAGAAATGAATGTGAACATACCCTTAAGACAGAAAGAACAAGCACAAGATTTTGTGGCGAAAACTTCTTCCAAACCCCCAGTTCTCATAGAAGCATGCTGAACACTAGAACTTGGCATGTCACCACCTGCCGTAGCATCCAATGAAGACAGAGGCTTCTGATTTCCTGATGACCCAACTATCTCCTCCTGAGTCAAGCACTCGCCATCATTTGTTGATGTTTTATTAGCTAGCTCTGAGCTGCAAAAATGGCGTGGCAGTTCACCATTCatctcatcattatcttcatcatcatagTCACCTTCAGATTCCAGCGAAGAATCCTGATCCTTATCACTGAGATCAAATGAATCGATTGACACACAATGGTTCTTCAAGTCACTGGCCTCCTTGGATAACAGCCCAGCTGCTTCGGCAGCCATGTGTTGAACCCTAGTGTTCTGAAAGATAGAAGGCCTTTCGAAATTCTCTTTGGCAACACCATCAAACAAATGCCCAAATACAATTCCCTTCCCT encodes:
- the LOC136474876 gene encoding uncharacterized protein, with translation MAENTHGSGRRALGDLTNVLCKRPAASDLEKSTGGIKIRRIEKDTGTGKGFDENAKTSSRGKGIVFGHLFDGVAKENFERPSIFQNTRVQHMAAEAAGLLSKEASDLKNHCVSIDSFDLSDKDQDSSLESEGDYDDEDNDEMNGELPRHFCSSELANKTSTNDGECLTQEEIVGSSGNQKPLSSLDATAGGDMPSSSVQHASMRTGGLEEVFATKSCACSFCLKAAFMWMDLHYQDARSRLSVLKKNIKFARLLEEKSRGSEYAANVAGYNSKRAVGMEFELSQQQRSLFLYTENALVRESTQLHSTFVKLKELRENCKTNLETIIKSSMRK